From one Bos javanicus breed banteng chromosome 15, ARS-OSU_banteng_1.0, whole genome shotgun sequence genomic stretch:
- the LOC133261603 gene encoding histone H2B type 1-L-like codes for MPELAKSAPAPKKGSKKSVTEAQKKDGKKCKHSRKESYSVYVYKVLKQVHPDTIISSKAIGIMNSFINDIFEHITGEALRLVHYNKRSTITSREIQTAVRLLLPGELVKHTVSKGTKAVTNSDI; via the exons ATGCCTGAACTGGCTAAGTCTGCTCCTGCCCCTAAAAAGGGCTCTAAAAAATCTGTGACCGAGGCCCAGAAGAAGGACGGCAAGAAGTGCAAGCACAGCCGTAAGGAGAGCTACTCCGTGTACgtgtacaaggtgctgaagcaagtCCATCCGGACACCATCATCTCATCCAAGGCCATtggaatcatgaactccttcatCAATGACATTTTCGAGCACATCACTGGCGAGGCATTGCGCCTGGTGCATTACAACAAGCGGtcaactatcacatccagggagatccagaccgcCGTGCGCTTGCTTCTACCTGGGGAGCTGGTCAAGCACACCGTGTCCaagggcactaaggctgtcaccaa CTCTGATATATAA